DNA from Halorarum salinum:
AGAGTCCTACTTCGACGCCCCAACCGAGTCCCGTTCCCGGCACCCCCGTCGAATCCGACCGTCGGCTCAGTGCGGAGGTGGTCAGTACGCGCCGCGCCGCTCCACTGGTTACCTCGCGACCGGTCCTCGAGTCGACTGACGACGCCCGACCGCGCCGGACGGATCGGTTTTACGGCGCGTAGGCGGAACGGTTCGACGGCGCGTAGGTTTTTCCCGCAGAGCGCCCAACGTCGGCCCATGAACAAGCCGACGAGCGCGGTGCTGGGCGGGGCCGCCGGCGTGGCCGTCCTCTCGGTCGCCCTCCTGCTGATCGAGGTCGAGACGCGATCCCGGATCGGGCTGTTCGACGTCGTCGCCCGGTTCGTCGGCGTTCCCGGGAACCAGGCGCTCGGCTTCCTGCTGTTCGTCGCCGCGGGGACGTTCGCGTGGCCGCTGCTGTTCGTCGCGCTGGAGGCGTACCTCCCGCTCGGACCCGACCCGGCCATCCGCGGCGTCGGCTTCGCGATCCCGCTGTGGGTCGCGTTCGTCGTCCTCGGGAGGGGAGACCTTTCGGGGGCCATCCTCGTCGTGTACGGCGTCCTGACGCTGTTCGCCCACGTCGCCTACGGCTTCACCCTGGGGGCCGTCTACGGGCGGCTCTCGGGGGAGACGGACGCCCGACGGCCGATGCCGGCCTACCCCGAGGAGGACCGCGACGTCGAGACGGGCGCCGGATCCGAGGACAGGTGACCGTGGTCGCGCCGTCACGCCCGACCGCCGCGACGCCGGCGGACACACCCCCACGGATAAGTCACGAGGCGGCGAAGGGGCGGGCATGAGTTCGCCGCTTCCGGCGTCGGTCGGCGAGTCGCTCGCGGCCGCCGCCCTCGCCGGAACGCTCCTGCTCGGAGCAGGGTGGCTCTCGTATCGGATCCGTTCGAACGCGTCGCCGGGTTCCCGCGACCCGCCCGGAACGCGGGCCGACGGCGGGACGCGGACGTCCCGGGTCTCGCGCCTCCGGGCGGGCCTGCCGTACGACCCGGTGCGGTGGCTGACGACCGTGAACCACCGGGACATCGGCACGCTGTATCTCCTGTTCGCGGTGGTCGCGGCGCTGTGGGGCGGGACGGACGCGCTGATGATCCGGACCGAACTGCTCACGCCCGCCGCGGACGTCTGGGACGAGCGGACGTACAACGCGCTGTTCACCACCCACGGGCTGACGATGCTGTTCTTCTTCGTGACGCCGGCGTTCACCGGCGTGGCGAACTACTTCCTCCCGCTGTTCGTCGGCGCCGACGAGATGGCGTTCCCGCGGGTGAACGCGCTCGCCTTCTGGCTGCTGCCGCCGTCGCTGCTGCTCGTACGGGCCGGACTCGTGACGGAGGTGTTCGGGAAGGCGCTCGCGGCGGTCGGCCCGCGCGTGGACGTGCTGTATCTCCTCGAGCCGCCGACGACCGGGTGGACCCTCTACACGCCGCTGTCGGCCACCCTGGCGAACCCGCAGATCGACCTGCTGCTGCTGGGACTCCACCTCTCGGGCATCGCCACGGTGCTCGGCGCGGTGAACATCCTCGTCACGGTGCTCGTCGACCGGGCCCCCGACGTCACGTGGGCGAACCTCGACATCCTCACGTGGACGCTCCTCACCACGGCCGGCATCATCCTGTTCGCGTTCCCGCTGCTCGGGAGCGCCCTGGTCATGCTGCTGCTCGACCGGAACTTCGGCACGACGTTCTTCGCCGTCGAGGGCGGCGGACCCATCCTCTGGCAGCACCTGTTCTGGTTCTTCGGCCACCCCGAGGTGTACATCCTCGTGTTGCCGGCGTTCGGCCTGGTGAGCCTCATCCTCCCGAAGTTTGCCGGGCGGAAGCTGTTCGGGTTCAAGTTCGTCGTCTACTCGACGCTGGCGATCGGCGTGCTCTCGTTCGGCGTCTGGGCCCACCACATGTTCGCCACGGGCATCGACCCGCGCCTGCAGGCGTCGTTCATGGCCGTCTCGCTCGCCATCGCGGTCCCCTCCGCGGTGAAGACGTTCAACTGGATGACGACGCTGTGGCGCGGCCGGATCAGGCTGGCCGCGCCGATGATCCTCTCCATCGGCGGGGTGGGACTGTTCATCGTCGGGGGGGTGACGGGGATCTTCCTCGCGTCCATCCCGGTCGACCGCGTGCTCCACGACACCCACTACGTCGTCGGCCACTTCCACTTCATCGTCATGGGCGTCATCGCGATGATGGCGTTCGCGGCGTCGTACTACTGGTTCCCGCTCCTGACGCGCCGGATGTACGACCGGCGGATGGCGCGGGTGCAGGCGTACACGCTCATCGTCGGCGTGTTCGTGACGTTCTTCCCGTTGCTGTTGCTCGGCATGGACGGGCATCCCCGCCGGTGGGCCTCCTACACCCAGGGGATGGATACGAACCCGGGGTGGATGCTCCTCCACTGGATCGCGACCGGCGGGGCCGCCATCATCGGGGCGAGCGTGACGCTCTGGCTGTTCAACCTCGTGCAGTCGATGCGCGTCGGCGCGCCCGTGACGACGGGGGACCCCTGGAACCTGAAGGAGACCGGACAGTTCACCCGCGAGTGGGCGTGGTTCGAGGAGCGGCTGGAGGAACGACGGCGGCGGACGACCTCCGGCGTCGAGGACGACTAGCCCCCGCGGGCGGCCGT
Protein-coding regions in this window:
- a CDS encoding DUF6789 family protein, which gives rise to MNKPTSAVLGGAAGVAVLSVALLLIEVETRSRIGLFDVVARFVGVPGNQALGFLLFVAAGTFAWPLLFVALEAYLPLGPDPAIRGVGFAIPLWVAFVVLGRGDLSGAILVVYGVLTLFAHVAYGFTLGAVYGRLSGETDARRPMPAYPEEDRDVETGAGSEDR
- a CDS encoding cbb3-type cytochrome c oxidase subunit I — encoded protein: MSSPLPASVGESLAAAALAGTLLLGAGWLSYRIRSNASPGSRDPPGTRADGGTRTSRVSRLRAGLPYDPVRWLTTVNHRDIGTLYLLFAVVAALWGGTDALMIRTELLTPAADVWDERTYNALFTTHGLTMLFFFVTPAFTGVANYFLPLFVGADEMAFPRVNALAFWLLPPSLLLVRAGLVTEVFGKALAAVGPRVDVLYLLEPPTTGWTLYTPLSATLANPQIDLLLLGLHLSGIATVLGAVNILVTVLVDRAPDVTWANLDILTWTLLTTAGIILFAFPLLGSALVMLLLDRNFGTTFFAVEGGGPILWQHLFWFFGHPEVYILVLPAFGLVSLILPKFAGRKLFGFKFVVYSTLAIGVLSFGVWAHHMFATGIDPRLQASFMAVSLAIAVPSAVKTFNWMTTLWRGRIRLAAPMILSIGGVGLFIVGGVTGIFLASIPVDRVLHDTHYVVGHFHFIVMGVIAMMAFAASYYWFPLLTRRMYDRRMARVQAYTLIVGVFVTFFPLLLLGMDGHPRRWASYTQGMDTNPGWMLLHWIATGGAAIIGASVTLWLFNLVQSMRVGAPVTTGDPWNLKETGQFTREWAWFEERLEERRRRTTSGVEDD